The genomic stretch GGCACGACCCCGAGAGCCCTGTGGGATCCCCATTCGTCCTTATCGGAGACGGGACGCACTACCTGGAAGGTACACCAGCCGTTCGGCCATGCCTCGGAGGACGGAACGAACTCGATCCGCCCCTCCGGCTCGGAAACTTCTACGACCTTCCGCTCTATAATCCCCTCGGCCTCGAAGGTGAACAGCCCCGTTCCGGTGAAGGGAGCGCTGTAGCTGAGGACGGCCCTGTCTCCGAAGTTATAGCTCTCTTTATCCAAGGTCAGCTCGACCTTTCCGGGAAGCACCGCCTTTCTGGACGTCCCTCCCCATGGGGTCCAGGCGTCGAATCTGATCGATCCGGTGGAACCTCCCTTTCCGGAGAAAGTCAGCAGATAGCGTCCGTCCCCTTCCGGCACCACTGTAAGATCGGCAAGGCCGTCCTTTAACTCGACCTTCCCGGAGGCCACCTCCGACCTCTCCTCCTCCCATCTCATCCTGGTCCTGCCGTCGTCCCGCACGAGAACAGGGCGATCCGCCAGGGAGAAGAGAGTCCAGGAGATCTCGCCGGAACGGATCGGATCGTCCTTAGAGGTCACTGCCGCTATTTTCAGTTGGACCGGCTCGTCAGGCATGACGTCGCCCTCGGGGAATCTAACCCCTATCTGCATCGGGTTCAAGGCGCATGAAACGATCTCCGTCCGGGTAACCCAGCGGCCGCCTGCCTCCATGACGTTTAAACTTACAGCCAGATCTATCATGGGAGGGGTTCTCCAGTCGTCCGGAACGGTCCAGGAAAGGCGCCCCTCTCCGGAACCGTCCAGATCGCCGCCTCCGAGGTAGATCTCTCCGCCCTCGTAGGAGACTTCGCCGTCGCCGAAGGAGAAATCGGGGAACCTATCGGAACGGTAGACCGATTCCCTGGAGAAGGCCTTCGCCTCCCAGGCAAGACCGCCCGCCGGCGCTCCGAAGAGATAATCGGCCCGGAAGGACAGGTCCATGGTTCTGCCGGAGGAAAGAGGTCCCTCCGGAACGTTCAACCCAAGCTCTATCTTGGGAGGAGTGAAGTCCTCCACCAGGAAAGAGGCATCGGCGAGGGGAGAGCCTTCGTCGCCCGGCACGAACAGCTCGAAGCGGTACTTTCCCGAGGGAGCCGCGTCTGGCAGATCGAAGGACCCCGTGGCGGTTCCGGAGGAGGACAGCTCGGTCCTGCCACGGAACATCTCGTATCCCAGGGAATCGACCAATCGCCACATCAGAGGGAAACGTCCCGGCATGGACATCTTGGGGCCTCTGACCACCGAGGTAATCTGAACCGACTCGCCCGGACGGAATATCCCACGGGGCAACAGACATTGTCCCTCGTAGGTCTCGTTCCAGGGAGCGCCGGACACGTCCAGACCGTTGTCTGCGAACAGGTTGCCCGACAGAGACAGAAAGGTCAGGTCCTCGTCTAGTCGAGCCACCACCACCGACGGGAGAAGCTGAGGATCCCAGTCGCAGTCGCGGACGACGGACCAGAGCCCGTCTCCGTCCGTGACTCCCTCCGCCAAAAGCTGGTTGCTGGAGGAGTACACCGATATCTCCGCCCCCTCGACCGGTTTGCCCGTGGACAGCCCGTCGAGCCATACCATCAGGCTGTCGTCGTAGACCCTGGCGGAAAGGCCGAGATCCGTCAGTGTAACCAGCTGTCTGGCTCTGGTCCATCCGGAGTCCTCGTCGGAGGCCTCCAGCATGAAGACCCCCCGGGACTGTCCAAGATAGGCCTCCAGATCCACAGCGCCTCGTATCGTCTCGTTAACCCTGTTATCGATCGGGAGCTCCCAGTCCTCCAGGCGTCTCGTCAGAGAAGTGGAAAGCTCCGACCCTCCGTCCAGGACCCCCATGGCGACCGGCACGTTGTTTGGGTAGAGCTTCCATCCCCGAAGCCTCAGCCTGTCGACGTTCACCGTCTCCACGGCTATCCTGGGATCGTCGAACGGAGTCAGGAATGTCCCGGCGACAGGAAAACGGATCGACCGGGGCACGTCGGGCATGATGAAGGTCCGCCTCTCGTCGGCCACGAGTCCATCCCCACCTCCCAAGCCCTTTTTAAGGGACAGGACTATCCTCTCTCTCGGGGGGAACTCGCCTACCAAGGCGAAACCGCCGTAGGTCGACTCCACCCGGAAGGACCTCTCGGGAGAGACGAAGACGTATCCCTTTACGTCTCTGGGATCCACCGGCCTGGAGGTATAGATCACTATCTTGCCTCTGTCGACCGTCTCCGTCTCGGTATAGGTTCCCGTTATCTTTACGGACGATGAGGGTTTCAAGGTGACCTTTTCGGTCTTCTCAAGTCCGAGAGGCCCCTCGTCGGAGGTAAGCCCTTTCTCGACCACCACAATAAGGTTGTCGCCGGGTATCCTTTCGGACGCTACGGTTATCCTATCCGAGGGAACCTCTCCCTGAGGACGGAGCCTCACGGACTTACCGTCTGACCTCCCGGAGAGAAAGCCTAGAAGCCTCTTGGGAGGCACCGGCATGGAAAACCGAAGCTCCAGTGACATCTCCCCGTAAGGCGTTATGGACACCTGTCTCGCCGACAGAAGTCTGAGAGGAGGGGTGTTGAAGGAAAAGGTCTGGGCTCCGGCCAGCAGCCGTCCGGACAGATCCCTGACCGGACCGACCGTCGCCCTGTAGGAGGTCGCTCGGGAGAGAGGTTCGTCCGGGGTAAACAGCAAGGTTTGAGGATCGTCCCAGAGGGCCCTGCCGGACAGAGACGGTGAAAAATCGAGAGGAATCTGGTCCACCGGCAGTATCTTCCCAAGCAAAGTATCGGGAACTACGGGAGAGGAAAAGACCACCTTGATCTCCGGTTTTCCCGAGACCTCCCCTCGAGGCGTAAAGCTACGGACCGTAAAGTCATCCGCTCCGAAAGCTACGGACGACGAAAAAACCAACATAAACAGGGAAAGAATCAGCACAGCCCTTCTCATTGCGGATCGTCACCTCCGAGACACATATTCATGCCAAATCTAGTTGTCCTCTTTCGGCATCCTAGGTTATTATTGTACTGTAAGACCCATCCCATCAGAGGAGCCTGAGAGAGTCGATGAAGAAAGCCAGATTGAACGAGTTGCTCACAGCCTTCGTTACCCTACTATACCTCAGAGCGGTCAATTTCCATACCGTCTCAAAGGGGGTTCTTTACCGATCGGCCCAGCTCAACCTCGATCGGCTGTCCCGCTACGTCGAGACCCATAGCATCAAGAGCATAGTGAATCTGAGAGGACCTCAGGCGGGAAGACGATGGTACCGCAGAGAAAAGGAGTTCTCCCGATCCAGAGGCATAGTCCACGCCGACTTCGACCTTTCCGCGATAAGGAAGATTCCGGTCCAGGAGCTAGACCGCATACTGGAGTTCATGAGAAACGCCCCCAAACCGATACTCATACACTGTTACGCCGGAGCGGACCGAACGGGTCTGATAGCCGCTCTGTGGCGCCTGGCCGAGGACAGAGACGCTCCCCTTCAGGCCCTTAGCCGTCAGCTATGTTGGATGAAGGGTCATTTTTCCACCCTCCACATAGGTACCAACGCCATGGTCCGATCGTTCTGGGATTATGTTAGACACATCCAAGGGGACGGCCCTCTGAGAGGTCGCCCTCTGGCAGATTGACATTCCAGCGAAAAAGAGAGCTTCTCGGCAACGCCCCGATAGGACGGGCGTTGCTGTCTTTGTCGCTGCCGTCGATAGCCGGGCTGGTGCTACAGACCGCCTACAACCTGGCGGACACCTTTTTCCTCTCTCTATGGGTGGGGCACCACGCGGTCGCGGCTCTGGCGGTGGTCTTCCCCATGCAGCTCATTATCATAGCACTGGCTCAGGGGATCGGAATAGGCGGATCGTCTCTGATCGCCACGGAACTTGGAGCGGAGAACGAAAAAGGAGCCGAGGAAATCCTCGGCACCATGACGATGCTGATATCCCTCGGCTCCGCCTTTATAGTCACACTCTCCCTCGCCTTTATCTCCCCCACACTTTCATTCCTGGGAGCCAGCGAACAGACCCTTCCCCTGGCAAAGGACTACGGCGTCATAGTCCTCCTGGGCAGTCCTATGCTTGCCTTCTCAATAATGGCCAACGGCATAGCCAGAGCGGAGGGAGAGGCTGTTATGGCCATGAAGACCCTGGCCATATCGGCCGCCACCAACCTGGTGCTCGACCCCATCATGATAAG from Dethiosulfovibrio russensis encodes the following:
- a CDS encoding Ig-like domain-containing alpha-2-macroglobulin family protein: MLVFSSSVAFGADDFTVRSFTPRGEVSGKPEIKVVFSSPVVPDTLLGKILPVDQIPLDFSPSLSGRALWDDPQTLLFTPDEPLSRATSYRATVGPVRDLSGRLLAGAQTFSFNTPPLRLLSARQVSITPYGEMSLELRFSMPVPPKRLLGFLSGRSDGKSVRLRPQGEVPSDRITVASERIPGDNLIVVVEKGLTSDEGPLGLEKTEKVTLKPSSSVKITGTYTETETVDRGKIVIYTSRPVDPRDVKGYVFVSPERSFRVESTYGGFALVGEFPPRERIVLSLKKGLGGGDGLVADERRTFIMPDVPRSIRFPVAGTFLTPFDDPRIAVETVNVDRLRLRGWKLYPNNVPVAMGVLDGGSELSTSLTRRLEDWELPIDNRVNETIRGAVDLEAYLGQSRGVFMLEASDEDSGWTRARQLVTLTDLGLSARVYDDSLMVWLDGLSTGKPVEGAEISVYSSSNQLLAEGVTDGDGLWSVVRDCDWDPQLLPSVVVARLDEDLTFLSLSGNLFADNGLDVSGAPWNETYEGQCLLPRGIFRPGESVQITSVVRGPKMSMPGRFPLMWRLVDSLGYEMFRGRTELSSSGTATGSFDLPDAAPSGKYRFELFVPGDEGSPLADASFLVEDFTPPKIELGLNVPEGPLSSGRTMDLSFRADYLFGAPAGGLAWEAKAFSRESVYRSDRFPDFSFGDGEVSYEGGEIYLGGGDLDGSGEGRLSWTVPDDWRTPPMIDLAVSLNVMEAGGRWVTRTEIVSCALNPMQIGVRFPEGDVMPDEPVQLKIAAVTSKDDPIRSGEISWTLFSLADRPVLVRDDGRTRMRWEEERSEVASGKVELKDGLADLTVVPEGDGRYLLTFSGKGGSTGSIRFDAWTPWGGTSRKAVLPGKVELTLDKESYNFGDRAVLSYSAPFTGTGLFTFEAEGIIERKVVEVSEPEGRIEFVPSSEAWPNGWCTFQVVRPVSDKDEWGSHRALGVVPVKMNLGYRASVSLDVPEKAEPGGTLNLSVEVRDGEGKPLSGDLWIALVDKGILRLTGHETPDPWEAFTARRALASRASDLYDELMPIESRETPLLHPAGGDGAEARAAFGVNLSPVRARGFRVLSMVKTVASEGGKVDLSFDLPEFSGGARVMAVFSGSSVGSAHTDLSISRPITVDPTVPDALAPGDMVLVPVQLISTAKEDLKLHMDMKAEGSLSLEGAVSDDLVLSAGESSVVYLKVRGSDRAGTGSLSVRLLGDGMDFSVRRDTVVRPPMPRITVSGSEALGKGVFEMPEKGRWFPGTLRASLYLSGAPNADLMPLIQFLDRYPYGCLEQTVSALWPSVTLGDMADRMGRSTSVPDRIARLQTMQLYDGSFSYWPEGEVDRWGSLYAAHLLASMAEEEVPLSMMHRTEGYLRSVLSESSESAFDLSRKAYAAYVMSLSDQPPLGWMAWLSERIGEMDSAGRYLLAGAYGLAGKRDLGLKLLGGAELSGSDRYGSAVRDMALRLLAMEELAPGSSDEAFLAAQLSKAIEAGDLSTHEAGMAVLTLGRFSRRSDVKPFFAEVTGGDDVFKMAAGDELALSSDSFVSWRVDNAGPGRLFCGWSLSGVPLDPVEPFDKGISVRRTLRNADGEPIDGDEPLSLGDEVVLSIEVTPTGKVKDLVVVDMLPGCLEVWKTPSGFVSGGSSVRRDVRFDRVLFFPSSVEKTLKLEYRCRVTARGDFLWPPVYAEGMYDSSIRSVSGGGRLSVR
- a CDS encoding tyrosine-protein phosphatase; this encodes MKKARLNELLTAFVTLLYLRAVNFHTVSKGVLYRSAQLNLDRLSRYVETHSIKSIVNLRGPQAGRRWYRREKEFSRSRGIVHADFDLSAIRKIPVQELDRILEFMRNAPKPILIHCYAGADRTGLIAALWRLAEDRDAPLQALSRQLCWMKGHFSTLHIGTNAMVRSFWDYVRHIQGDGPLRGRPLAD